A single Plasmodium cynomolgi strain B DNA, scaffold: 0091, whole genome shotgun sequence DNA region contains:
- a CDS encoding hypothetical protein (putative): ECAIGHNQLNSSGNSPLMWAIQNKHCGAVKEQRIYHCGKKKNELHENMRKDLLQMSLLKDEYQLSAHVKNKIN, from the exons GAATGCGCAATTGGACATAACCAACTGAATTCAAGTGGAAATAGCCCCCTCATGTGGGCCATACAGAATAAGCATTGTGGAGCTGTAAAGGAA caAAGAATATACCActgtggaaagaaaaaaaacgaattgcaTGAAAATATGAGGAAAGATTTATTGCAAATGTCCCTCTTGAAGGACGAATACCAGCTAAGCGCTcatgtca